From the Armatimonadota bacterium genome, one window contains:
- a CDS encoding DinB family protein, giving the protein MTLIEQFLRSHAIVHDLGVGAPEGGFSLAHGRLRGLSEEQLRLRPQGWNSIAYLWWHMARSEDVATNVIVAGRAQLFDEGQWSERLQVPRRDIGTGMSDEEVEDLSRAVDIPALLAYRSAVGRRTREVVQALPEAEWGRVVEAALIQRAVEQGAFTPQSMWVAELWTGKMKGWFLCWVVVGHSYMHLGQAVWVKEMILQRRGR; this is encoded by the coding sequence ATGACTCTAATCGAGCAGTTCCTGCGCAGCCACGCAATCGTCCACGACCTGGGAGTTGGAGCGCCCGAAGGAGGATTTTCGCTCGCGCACGGCCGATTGCGGGGGCTCAGTGAAGAGCAGCTCCGGCTCCGGCCGCAGGGGTGGAATTCCATCGCCTACCTCTGGTGGCACATGGCCAGAAGCGAAGACGTTGCGACGAACGTGATCGTTGCAGGCCGGGCGCAGCTCTTCGATGAGGGGCAATGGTCGGAGCGCCTGCAGGTGCCGCGCCGGGACATCGGTACCGGGATGTCCGACGAGGAAGTGGAGGACCTCAGCCGCGCCGTCGATATTCCCGCGCTGCTGGCCTACCGCAGCGCCGTCGGCCGCCGTACCCGGGAGGTCGTCCAGGCGCTTCCCGAGGCGGAGTGGGGCCGGGTCGTGGAGGCGGCACTCATCCAGCGTGCGGTGGAACAGGGGGCGTTCACGCCGCAGTCGATGTGGGTGGCCGAGTTGTGGACGGGCAAGATGAAAGGTTGGTTCCTCTGCTGGGTTGTCGTCGGCCACAGCTACATGCACCTCGGCCAGGCCGTCTGGGTCAAAGAGATGATCCTGCAGCGGCGAGGTCGCTGA